A window of Chryseobacterium aquaeductus genomic DNA:
TCCCAATTCGCAAACCACAATTCTTCTGTGGTTAAATACCAAGATTTCATATCAAATAAACCATCATGAGAGATGAATGTTTTGAATCTGTTGTTATGAACCCCAGCCAGCATAAAAACGCTGTAACCACCGTAACTTGCTCCCACTGCTGCTACTCTATCACCATCTACATATGGTAAAGTTTTAGCATAATCCGTGGCAGACAAATAATCTCTTATCGGTTGACCTCCCCAATCTTTGGAGATTTCTTCGTTCCATTTAGTTCCCCAACCCGGCATTCCGCGGCGGTTTGGTGCAACGACAATGTATCCGTTGGCAGCCATTAAAGCAAAATTCCATCGTGTACTGAAAAACTGGGTTAACGCAGATTGTGGACCGCCTTGACAATAAACAAGTGTCGGATATTTTTTATTCGAATCGAAATTAGGAGGATAATGAAACCAAACTCCCATCTCTTTTCCGTCTGTGGTTTTTACCATTTTCAATTCAGATTTTCCTTGTACTAATTTTGCATAAGAATCTTTGTTTGCTTCGGTAATTTGTCTTAATTCTCCGTTTTTAAGATCTACAGTAAACAATTCTGAGGCATGGTTAATATCTGTTTTTGAAACTAAAAGTGAACTTTCTTGATCTGCAAAAATTTCATTAATATCAAAATCACCTTTCGTAATCTGCTGAACTTTTGAAGATTTGGTATCCAAAGAAAACAACTGTTTTGTCCCTCTGAAAGCTGCTGTGAAATAAATATTTTTTGAATCTCCACCCCAGAAAACATCGCCGGAAACACTTTCGTCCCAAGCTTTCGTAAGGTTTGATAACTTTCCAGATTTCCAATCCATCATTTTGATGTCGTTTTTATCAGCTTCGTAGCCGTCTCTCTCCATACTTTGCCAAAGCAAAGATTTTCCGTCCGGACTAAACTTAGGATTTACATCGTAGCCTTTATTGGTTTCTGTTAAATTTTTAGTTGCTCCTGATGCCAAATCGTATGCAAAGATGTCTGTATTAGTGCTTGTAGAATATTCTTTACCACTTTTCGGTTTTGTCACATACAAAAGTTGTGAAGAATCCGGACTCCAAATAAAATCTTCTGTACCACCAAAAGGTCTCTGCGGAGAATCCCATGTTTTTCTTTCCAATAAATCTTTTGCAGAATCTACCTTTGCAGAAACATCAACCACAAAAACGTGATTATATTTTCCTTCATTGAAATAATCCCAATGTCTGTGATTCAAATCGGTATAAATCTGCGCTGTGGTTTTCGGAGTATCTGCATATTTGTCTTTCCCCATTAGTTTTTCAACCAAAACCTGTTTGCTGAAAGCTATTTTCTTTCCGTCTGGAGAAATGACAATATTATCAACTTCGCCGATGGTATAAAATTCTGTCCAGGTTATTCCGCTGTCTTTTGAAACGAAAATCTTGTCACCTTCCTGAGCATACAAGCCGTTTTTATCCCACTGAATAAGTGCTTTTTTTCCTAAATCGATTTTGGATGACTGATTATTGATAACATTCAGAAAATAATTTTCATTTTTTGTCTTTTCAGTTTTAAGATCAACTTGTCCAACCTTATAAATTAGTGAAGAGTTATCCGGAGAAACTGCCTGTACTCCGACTTTCTTTAAAGTCCAAAGAATTTCAGGCGTCATAAGTTGTTGTGCATTCATTATAAACGGAGCTGCCAAAGCCAGAAGACTGTACTTTAATTTCATATCATTTTATTTTATCAAACTTAAAAAATCTGATTTACGATTTTAAAAGTTCTTGTTAAATCTAAGGTTGCCAAAGTTAGTATTTAAAATAAAATTGAACGAAAAATTAACAGTTTAGTTTACTTATTAAACCACAAATCGCACAAATATTTTTCACAAAAATCACAAATAAAAAATCGCCAGCTTAAAAACTGGCGATTGTGATATATTTATTTATTTTAAATTTAATCTCCATCAGACATCATAGAATTGGCTAATGAAGTAATTATTGATAGCAAAATACTGAAGAGAAATGCCCACCAAAAACCATCAACAACCATACTGTCAATGAAATAATCGGCAATAAGAATAATCAGTGCGTTGATAACCAAAGCAAAGAAACCCAAAGTGATAATCGTCAAAGGAAGTCCAAAAAGACTTAAAACTGGTTTTACAATTAAATTTAAAAGTCCTAAAACGATTGCGAAAATTATTGCTGTAGAAAAGCCATCAAAATGTACTCCCGGCAAAAGTTTAGTCAGTAAAAATGCTACGATAGCAGTGATAAGTAGGCGAAATATTAAGTTCATAGAATGTATTTTTTTTCTTAATTAAAGAAACAAAACTTATTTCAATAAAAAAATGTTAATGAAAAAAATTATTTAATTTTCATCATCGTGACTAGAGAAGTTGCCACATGACTTTCTGAAGAATGATTTTCTTTCACCGTATATATTTCTGTTCTGATAACACTTATTTTACTTCCGCCTTTCACAACATAAGCCTTTGAAACCAAAGCATCACCGATTGCAGGACGAAGATAATTCACCTTTAGCTCAACCGTTACCACATAGCAATCTTCATCATAATGACTTACCGCCGCGTAACCGGAAGAAACATCAACCAGTGAAGCGATCATTGCTCCGTTGAACATTCCTGCAGTGCGCGTCATCATTTCCATTTTTGGAATTTTAATGGAAACAAAATCGGTTTCTACTTCCAAAAGTTCGGCGTTATAGAATTTCAACGTTTCTGAGCGGTTGAAACTGTCAGTCATTAGTTTTCTTTTTTCGGGAGTCATAGGATTTGGTTGTTGGTTGTTGGTTGTTGGTTGTTGGTTGTTGGTTGTTGGTTATGCAAATTTCTTTAAATTAATTTTAAAAATTCTAACAAATTCCTTTTGCTTAGTTTTGCGAACTTTTGATAAACTTAAAAACAGTTATCATTTTTTGTTTCTTTTGTGGTTTAAAATAGCATCATGTAATAAAAAATTTCAGCAAAAATTCTTTTCCCTTACCTTTGCAAAATGGAATTAGAATCTATTTATAAAAAACTGCAGATTGAGGATATGAATCAAATGCAGAAATCTACATACAAAACTACGGAAAACAATACAGATGTTGTTTTACTTTCGCCTACAGGATCGGGAAAAACATTGGCTTTTTTGTTTCCGGTTCTAAGAAATCTGAAGAAAGAATCTACAGGAATTCAGGCTTTAATATTGGTTCCGGCAAGAGAATTGGCTTTACAAATCGAGCAGGTTTTTAAATCTATGGGAACCGATTTTAAGGTGACAGTTTGCTATGGCGGTCACGATAAAAAAATTGAACTCAATAATCTAAAGGAAGCTCCTGCGGTATTGATCGGTACTCCCGGAAGAGTTGCTTATCACATGAGAAATAAAAATTTGGATGTAAAGACGATTAAAAATCTGGTACTTGATGAATTTGATAAAGCTTTAGAATTCGGTTTTCATGATGATATGGAATACATTATTGAGAATATGTATAATTTATATCAAAGAATATTGACTTCTGCAACTTCAATGGATGAAATTCCAAAGTTTACA
This region includes:
- a CDS encoding S9 family peptidase, giving the protein MKLKYSLLALAAPFIMNAQQLMTPEILWTLKKVGVQAVSPDNSSLIYKVGQVDLKTEKTKNENYFLNVINNQSSKIDLGKKALIQWDKNGLYAQEGDKIFVSKDSGITWTEFYTIGEVDNIVISPDGKKIAFSKQVLVEKLMGKDKYADTPKTTAQIYTDLNHRHWDYFNEGKYNHVFVVDVSAKVDSAKDLLERKTWDSPQRPFGGTEDFIWSPDSSQLLYVTKPKSGKEYSTSTNTDIFAYDLASGATKNLTETNKGYDVNPKFSPDGKSLLWQSMERDGYEADKNDIKMMDWKSGKLSNLTKAWDESVSGDVFWGGDSKNIYFTAAFRGTKQLFSLDTKSSKVQQITKGDFDINEIFADQESSLLVSKTDINHASELFTVDLKNGELRQITEANKDSYAKLVQGKSELKMVKTTDGKEMGVWFHYPPNFDSNKKYPTLVYCQGGPQSALTQFFSTRWNFALMAANGYIVVAPNRRGMPGWGTKWNEEISKDWGGQPIRDYLSATDYAKTLPYVDGDRVAAVGASYGGYSVFMLAGVHNNRFKTFISHDGLFDMKSWYLTTEELWFANWDLGSPWEKPLPKAYTDFNPSNFVDKWNKPIMIFQGGIDFRVGYEQAQEAFQAAKLKGLKSKFVYFPNENHWVLHPHNGLVWQREFFDWLKETL
- a CDS encoding phage holin family protein codes for the protein MNLIFRLLITAIVAFLLTKLLPGVHFDGFSTAIIFAIVLGLLNLIVKPVLSLFGLPLTIITLGFFALVINALIILIADYFIDSMVVDGFWWAFLFSILLSIITSLANSMMSDGD
- a CDS encoding PaaI family thioesterase, producing the protein MTPEKRKLMTDSFNRSETLKFYNAELLEVETDFVSIKIPKMEMMTRTAGMFNGAMIASLVDVSSGYAAVSHYDEDCYVVTVELKVNYLRPAIGDALVSKAYVVKGGSKISVIRTEIYTVKENHSSESHVATSLVTMMKIK